Proteins encoded by one window of Pantanalinema sp.:
- a CDS encoding SDR family oxidoreductase has protein sequence MTRLALITGASRGLGRALCCALAAEGWALILTARGAEALQGVCDELAEKTWVQGIPGDVSDPLHRARLAEAARARGGLDLLVNNAAILGPSPRPRLLDFPLDDLERVCRVNALAPLAMVQAMKDLLVPGACVINVSSDAAPESFEGWGGYGASKAMLDHLSGTLALENPQWRVYWVDPGEMRTRLFEESCPGENLNYLHPPEVSVPAFLDLIEGSKPSGRYFAQDAAVLYPGF, from the coding sequence ATGACGCGACTTGCCTTGATCACCGGTGCGTCCCGAGGTCTGGGACGGGCGCTCTGCTGCGCGCTCGCGGCCGAAGGGTGGGCCCTCATCCTGACCGCCCGCGGCGCAGAGGCCCTGCAGGGGGTTTGCGACGAGCTCGCGGAGAAGACCTGGGTGCAAGGGATCCCCGGCGACGTGTCGGATCCGCTGCACCGCGCGCGCCTCGCCGAGGCCGCCCGCGCGCGGGGGGGGCTCGATCTGCTGGTCAACAACGCGGCGATCCTGGGCCCGAGCCCCAGGCCCCGGCTCCTGGACTTTCCGCTCGACGACCTGGAGCGGGTCTGCCGCGTCAACGCGCTGGCGCCCCTCGCCATGGTACAGGCCATGAAGGACCTGCTCGTTCCGGGAGCCTGCGTGATCAACGTCAGCAGCGACGCGGCCCCCGAGAGCTTCGAGGGGTGGGGAGGATACGGGGCGAGCAAGGCCATGCTCGATCACCTCTCGGGCACCCTGGCGCTCGAGAACCCGCAGTGGCGCGTCTACTGGGTCGACCCCGGCGAGATGCGCACCCGCCTCTTCGAGGAGTCGTGCCCCGGCGAGAACCTCAACTACCTCCACCCGCCCGAGGTCAGCGTGCCGGCCTTCCTCGACCTGATCGAAGGCAGCAAGCCCAGCGGTCGCTACTTCGCCCAGGATGCGGCGGTGCTGTACCCCGGTTTCTGA
- a CDS encoding cupredoxin family copper-binding protein, protein MRRLGPVLVLVMGLAGSCAPSGGGGGPPIRSPGPSPTAQAGTEQPSSDSVTVTVRDFAFRPASVEIPRGGTVTWRFEDATAHNAKSTADSAFAWDSGLHRSEQTFSQRFDTAGTFPYVCTPHPFMRGTVTVR, encoded by the coding sequence ATGCGCCGGTTGGGGCCTGTGCTCGTGCTGGTGATGGGCCTTGCGGGGAGCTGCGCTCCTTCGGGCGGCGGAGGGGGACCACCCATCAGATCTCCTGGCCCGTCACCCACCGCCCAGGCTGGCACCGAGCAGCCCAGCAGCGACAGCGTGACGGTGACGGTTCGCGACTTCGCCTTCCGGCCCGCGTCGGTCGAGATTCCCCGGGGCGGCACGGTGACCTGGCGCTTCGAGGACGCGACGGCGCACAACGCCAAGTCCACCGCGGACTCGGCTTTCGCCTGGGATTCGGGCCTTCACCGCTCCGAGCAGACCTTCAGCCAGCGCTTCGACACGGCAGGCACCTTCCCTTACGTCTGCACCCCCCACCCCTTCATGCGCGGCACCGTCACCGTTCGCTGA